The sequence TTATATGCTATCCTATCTACCGGTCCTCTGGAAGTATACTGTGAGATTAATTCACCCGATATATGAGGATTAAGTGATCATCAGGAGCTTAAAACATATCATTTTGCTTTTGCTGCCAAAAGGCAACATCTAGTATTCCCCTGGATAGCTCGTCTGACATTaaggtaaaagaaaataattaattcacAAGAGAACATGGTTCAAAAAGTTTGTAATTTATCCACTTTGTTATGATGTAAGATGAACTTGgtcctgtctgtttttttccttaaGGTCCAGATGCAAACTAAACAGAATAAAGGAATCCAAAACTAAATGTTAACAATTATTGTCAGTATCAACGTGTGAGGAATCAGTAAGtctataaaatgtttgtattcatAACAAAATACAATCAGAGAAAAGCAGGAAGTTCTCGTGTATGaaagcaagaaaaacaaatcactgaTATTGTTCCAGAGAAATAACTTAAATTGTTATGTTCTCATCAAAACTATGTGTGATCAGCTTTCTGTATCAACATATACGTTATTTCCATATTCTTTCAAAtcttaataaattaatttggaAATTCATTaagatatttaatattattatgaaaTTGTGCCACAGTCTAAGCACATCTGACTGTACATACATTTCACATCTTAAATATAACACAAATTgcgtgaaaacaaacaaacaaccctcACAAATCCAACTCTGCAGCCGTACAAACGTCCTGAGTCATAACCATGGGAATCAAGCTTCAGGTGGATGTGAAGTTATTCTGGGAATTACAAGACATCAGAAACCCGATGTGCTGCTATGATGTAGGTGTAAGTTTGTTGTTGTAATCGGAGAAAGAAGGAGATGTCACGTCAGTTAATGCCCACATTCCAGTGAACAGATCTAATCAGGCAGAATAACAAACTCAtattatgtgtatatttataaatcaatcatcagaaaaataaagaacacaacAACATAATGGGCTTTACAAAATGCATTCAAAACTTCAATTGAAGCCAATTTGATACTTTAGGAAACtagtttttgacaaatgaagTAGTATTCcttccaaaaatatatattatttagagGTTTCCTCACTAACTAGACAAGATAAATTCAATTACTTCGATTAATTCAGACTACTGCAGCCTCATAATGGCTTTAGGAGAAAAATCAGGCATGTGTAGAGTGATAAtagtaatgagcagttaaaatAGTTTGTAGaatttttctgtttgcatggTTTATTGCTCCGATCTTAATATGTGAAGGCAGTATGGTGATAAAGTGACCAATCAGCACGGCGGAGGAAAGCgctctcagagaataattccaGTTGGAAAGTTATGTTTTATAAGATTACCTCCAATTTTTCTCCACGCCAAGTAACACATCGAAGACTTCAGGCAAGAAAGGTGCTatttttctagcaatggaataATGTACATCTGTATCAGTGGTTTGTTTCATTAACACTAAATCTGGAAAACTAGATTTTTAACTgttacataaaataaatataaatatatagtgtgAGCCTTGTTGATGTTGAGATGATTTATAGGCAAAATGAACTggaaaatatcaacatttaagAAGCTGCTACCAGAgatttattttactattttaaccaaactaaaaagacaTAAATTATTAAGATTCCTCATGTCTGCCAACTTTTTTTATgctaataaagaaataaatatatcaataatTTCTGTACCTAGATTGTACTTATGGGTTTATACACTATGTATATGCATGTATCTATGCAAGTGTGTATgttatgtatgtatgcatgtaagtgtgtgtatgtataatatatataagtatgtataacataaaaaagtatgtatgtatatgtaagTATGTTTTTAGGTTtaagtatgtatgtatgttggGGGATGAATTCTGGGCCCCATGTTAAATGATTATTGCAGCCCTAagtaagatttgtttttaatcaatacTTTTACAGTAGTATTGTGTATTGATCAATTCAACACGAGTTAGCATTTGTGTGCTTCTATAAATCTCACGTTCCAAAGAGTTTGTGTTAAAAGGTTACAAATGTGAATGGAGTCTggtgctgtgtgtttttgtgagcaGGCTTCGTGTGGGTGAAGCTCCCGTACAGCAGACACGACTGACGTAAAAACCTCGTCCAAACACGCCGATGAAGAGATCGTTCCGCAGCTAAAAGACCCGGGAGCAGACGCGGAGGCTGCTGTCTCCACTTAATGTGCAGATAAACACCTTTAAAGTCGGTTCAAACTTACCTTCAAACTTTTGCTTATATTGTTCGCCGACGCTTCCTGTTGAGAGATCCCTCCCACTGACACGCTCAGGACGTCCTGGCCTCCCATTGGCTGGGCAGAGGTAAAAACGAGCTCTGATTGGTGGATATTATCTACATTCCGACCGGGGAAAAAGTCATGACGGGAAGgaaatgtctgttgtgtttttttaaacatgttcgTATGTAGGGCGAAGCTTTTCACACACTTATCCTTTACACGTTATAACTTCTCAAGACTGACACAGGATCAGTAAAGAGGTTTAACTGGTCAATAACGTCTTTAAAGGCGAGGGGGTGATTGGTGAAATGGACAAActgtattattgtattattgttatttctcttaattttctcagttttcTTGTAGCTTACCTACAACCCCCGTGTTCCTGCTGTGAGTCACCTCTCACTGTGGTTTTATAAACTGACATCAACCAAAAACAAcagctgaaaaacaacatgaacaataaagttaaaaaagaaagtaatCAGATGTActgataatataaataattgtcAGTTTCATCCATGCAGAACTCATGTAGCAGAGTACTACTTAAGTTGAATTTTATCTATTTAATTTCTTGgaacacagacatttttttaaagaatttgatAAAAGGAAACTCATCcaacaaacaatacaaactcAGAATTTAGCTCTTAAAACTGGACTGGACCCTGTTACAAACATGAGCGTCAATCATAATTCATTTTCTACATCGTGTTGTTAATTGTGACAAATTTGCAGATCCAGTTCTCATAGATCCAGATAATACAGAGTAATAGGGACACGATAATGGCAGACCTGCTGAGTGATGGTcaacaaagatggatgatgaTACTCGTAAATCGTATCTACCTgtaatgaaatgagaaaaaatgaGTTGATTGACATCTTATAACTATCTATTTTGATAGTTTAattgaatgttttgtttatttatgaggTAAACATGTCAAGTATTTGCTGATTCcatcagatttagttttttacttcGTCTGAACATGCATTTTGAACATATCACCCTGGGTTTTACGTACatgttttcttaaaaatatttgaataaatggTTAACCAGTAATGGTAAACCATCATTAGTTACAACCCCAGTCTTCATACTTAAAACTGGTATAACATTATGGAGtaacaaataaaagaagaaatggaTTATGTTGTTAATGTGCTGTTCGAAGATATGTagtgaaaaaatacatatttgttgGTAAATGTGATTGTAACTAAATCTTGGTAACATATTGTCATGTGACAAATATGAGTCTCGTAAAATGAagttttttgtttgattatttcCTGCTAATGTCAAATGATATCTGCATCATTCCGTCATGTCGAAGTTATATTTCAGCTCTTACAGAAAAAAAGGTATGGTATACTTGATTAAGCAATACAATTTCTCAGTATAAACTGGATAAGGCAAAGATGTTTTTTCAAGCTCTGTCCATGTTAATATCACATACACTTTATTCCTAATCTTTTCATTTTAAGTTAAAgcaaaaatccaagatggctTCACTGCTTTTTGTGTCAATCAAACGGAGGACACCTGTCTGACATGTGAGTTGAGGAGTCCAGCTCATCTCATCCACTCTCACTTATCTTCTCACTTCTCATATGCTTTAGCAGGTGTGAACTACATCATGTCTACAGTCCATTTAACCAAAATCTTATATGTGGATGAAAAGGGAGCAATATTATCTCACTGAAAAAAACCTCATCTTACTTTTAATAGATAACTATGCCTGGGTAATATCTAtacacatgtacaaataaaacaataaaaaaagatgtaaagAAACACAAGATTGATGTGAATATTTATTCATAGTACACAAAAGAAAAGTCATAAAATGCTCTGCAGGTTGAACTCTCGGCAGAATCACAAGAGCTTTTGTTGTTGACGTGTTTGACAAATTTGAGAGTTTCTTTGTCTCTGTAGACAAGGGCGAGGGAGTTGTCCTCAGGATACACCGTCAGAAGCTGTGAGGAAGAtgaaaacaatgatgatgatgatgatgacgataaGTGAAGGGTCACCTGCCCTTCTCACCCTGATCAGCActcacctcctcatcctcttcattaGCAACATAACACGAGAAGCCTCCAAACTCTGACTGCCAGTCTACGAAACATAACGTACAGTAACTATCACAAATTTGATTGACAGgaagttgtgagtgtgtgtatgtgtgtgtgtgtgtgagagtgtgtatgtgtgtgtaggcgCTCACCTGCACAGCCAAAAGGTAAAAGAAGATCCAAAGCAAACTCTGCTCGTGCTGCCTCTCCATCATGCAACAGAGTGTAGGCGCCATGAGACCATCGACGCAGTTCACCACAATATGTAGGTGTGCTCAGCTctgaggatacacacacacacaaacacacacattgaaccACCAAGTCAAAACACAAGCACCGCTTTACAAACCAGTCGACAACACCTCAATCTGACACACacccttctctctgtttctattCACTGATGGAGACTCTGTTGACGATGACGTGGCTTCCGCCTCCCCTGcttcctcttgctcctccttcttctctccctcctcgttgttcttctcatcatcatcatcatcagcggGACACAGGAAGTGCAATCGAAGGCCGGTGAAGttggagaggagcagaaagaaggCCTCTGAACGAAGCAGCTCCAAGCATTCGCTCACACACTGAGGCACGGAGTCCAGATTAGCAGCTTCATAGCATCTGAGTGCACCCACAGATAAGGTTCATGTAATTAGTCGTTTAAATACACCATCCATCACAGACTAGAGTTAACAAGAGAAATGAACCCACCTCTTATTGGGCGGACCTCTCCTCGTCCACTGAATCTGAGAGAGTCGCAGGGCTTCACCCACCGCCCTGAACTTCTCCTCCTGAAGACGAACACAACATTGATCAACAAGAGCTCGTGGGCAAGCGAGCAAGAGAAAATGGGGAAGACACTGACCTTGAAGAAGTCTTTTAGCTGAATTTCAGAGCTCTCTTCAAATTCCTCCTGGATCTGTTCTTGATAGGAAATGTCGATGTAAATGGGATTTAcccactccagcagcagagtCTCCTGTCATCAACACATTAACAAGAATATAGATCATACGCTAAAGGAGTCATCTGACCTTTTGGGATATACACTTATTTGATTTCTTTGCAGGAGGTACATGGAATCAATGGTATGTTCACATC comes from Platichthys flesus chromosome 1, fPlaFle2.1, whole genome shotgun sequence and encodes:
- the ogfod1 gene encoding prolyl 3-hydroxylase OGFOD1, giving the protein MASKRRRDGGGDAERKRRQKRSEERADLGSVLEDEQVRGVVKEAWSRKSRCILGDLELDCHPFPHCVIKNFLGSETFVGNLQRELLALNFHEKSNDLYRFKQSDDLKKRTEPHIAGLRSALFGPFRSWLGEVLGVELEPTVDISCARYEYTDVLLCHDDELEGRRVAFILYLVPPWQSSDGGTLDLYTTDGNFQPQSIVKSLVPSWNTLVLFEVSPVSFHQVSEVLSQDKCRLSLSGWFHGPSLERPPRHIEPPIPRSPHLPRDETLLLEWVNPIYIDISYQEQIQEEFEESSEIQLKDFFKEEKFRAVGEALRLSQIQWTRRGPPNKRCYEAANLDSVPQCVSECLELLRSEAFFLLLSNFTGLRLHFLCPADDDDDEKNNEEGEKKEEQEEAGEAEATSSSTESPSVNRNREKELSTPTYCGELRRWSHGAYTLLHDGEAARAEFALDLLLPFGCADWQSEFGGFSCYVANEEDEELLTVYPEDNSLALVYRDKETLKFVKHVNNKSSCDSAESSTCRAFYDFSFVYYE